The Humulus lupulus chromosome 3, drHumLupu1.1, whole genome shotgun sequence genome window below encodes:
- the LOC133823623 gene encoding uncharacterized protein LOC133823623, which yields MVEVTRIIELLQVFEKASGQQINYSKSSAFFSTNSANGIRRQICDFMGIKEADTNSHYLGLPSMMGRNKNVVLGYLKERIEKRIHSWDSKLLSKAGKEILIKSVVQSLPSYAMNVFLLTKELCQAIERKISQFWWSSKSTRTNGISWKSWANLSKHKNNGGMGFKNLRDFNLSLLGKQGFRLLTNEKSLVAQIFKARYYSAGNYLTAELGPNPSFIWRSVFEAKEVVSQGVRRCIGTGLETSILRVPWLPDEHNGCIESTQPALEGSLVRSLMELGGGGWDDDILQDLFTERDKELIYQIPLGSNDNHDSWYWLYEKNGVYSVKSAYKMLQKNKGSWSPSANSGFWRGIWQLKVPPKVKNMNCWRLLFGAARASAEMTFSAWWQQAVQTGDREEMELGAVLCWVLWKIRNELVWNKINLVVNKVVFLTKLTLNQYRSAQERLQRSSSNQHDDEEVLEQWTKPQIGMIKVNVDGALFDNEGYFGFGMVARGSEGGFIEAFQSSSKGRVIPNMVEALGIKEALSWIKRKGWSKVILESDCLNVVNAIKSTSCMVSPYGLLIQECKQLLSKLNDVCVMFVKRSANKVAHNLARAACFKTGCTISRSDVPTDCLSLLLKDIV from the exons ATGGTGGAGGTAACAAGAATTATAGAGCTGCTTCAGGTTTTTGAGAAAGCTTCTGGACAACAGATAAATTATAGCAAATCATCTGCATTTTTTAGTACCAATTCAGCAAATGGTATTAGAAGGCAGATTTGTGATTTTATGGGGATTAAAGAAGCTGACACTAATAGTCATTACTTGGGGTTGCCAAGTATGATGGGAAGAAATAAGAATGTTGTTTTGGGATATTTAAAGGAGCGCATTGAGAAAAGAATTCATAGCTGGGATAGTAAATTATTATCAAAGGCTGGTAAAGAGATTTTAATCAAGTCAGTGGTGCAATCTTTACCAAGCTATGCTATGAATGTTTTTTTATTGACAAAGGAGCTGTGTCAAGCGATTGAGAGGAAGATTTCACAATTCTGGTGGAGTTCAAAGTCGACAAGAACAAACGGAATTTCGTGGAAAAGTTGGGCGAATCTTAGTAAACATAAGAATAATGGAGGTATGGGATTCAAAAATTTGAGAGATTTTAACTTGTCTCTTCTAGGAAAACAGGGGTTTCGGCTTTTAACTAATGAGAAGAGTTTGGTTGCTCAGATTTTTAAAGCACGTTATTACTCAGCGGGGAATTATTTGACAGCAGAATTGGGACCAAATCCCAGTTTCATATGGCGTAGTGTGTTTGAAGCAAAAGAAGTGGTGAGTCAGGGAGTTCGAAGATGTATTGGTACAGGATTGGAGACAAGCATTTTGCGAGTACCGTGGCTGCCTGATGAACATAATGGCTGTATAGAGTCAACACAACCAGCCTTAGAGGGAAGTTTGGTGAGATCGTTAATGGAATTAGGTGGTGGAGGTTGGGATGATGATATCTTACAAGATTTGTTTACCGAGAGGGACAAGGAACTCATATATCAAATACCTTTGGGAAGTAATGATAATCATGATTCATGGTATTGGCTCTATGAGAAGAATGGAGTATACTCTGTTAAATCGGCCTATAAAATGCTGCAGAAAAATAAAGGTAGTTGGAGCCCAAGTGCAAATTCTGGTTTTTGGAGAGGTATTTGGCAACTAAAAGTACCACCAAAAGTCAAGAATATG AATTGTTGGCGTTTGTTGTTTGGGGCAGCTAGAGCAAGTGCAGAAATGACATTTTCGGCTTGGTGGCAGCAGGCAGTTCAGACAGGGGATAGAGAGGAGATGGAATTGGGGGCGGTACTGTGTTGGGTTTTATGGAAGATACGAAATGAGCTCGTTTGGAACAAGATAAATCTGGTTGTTAATAAGGTGGTCTTTTTAACAAAACTTACTCTTAATCAATATAGATCTGCTCAGGAAAGGCTACAAAGATCCTCTAGCAATCAACATGATGACGAAGAGGTTCTAGAGCAATGGACGAAACCGCAAATTGGCATGATTAAGGTTAATGTTGATGGAGCCCTCTTTGACAATGAGGGATATTTTGGATTTGGTATGGTAGCTCGTGGTAGTGAAGGGGGGTTTATTGAAGCTTTCCAATCTAGTTCCAAAGGAAGAGTTATACCTAATATGGTGGAGGCCTTAGGGATCAAGGAGGCTTTAAGTTGGATAAAAAGAAAAGGTTGGTCCAAGGTAATATTGGAATCGGATTGCTTGAATGTGGTTAATGCAATAAAGAGTACATCTTGTATGGTGTCTCCATATGGGTTACTTATTCAAGAATGTAAGCAGTTATTATCTAAGTTGAATGATGTTTGTGTTATGTTTGTAAAGCGATCAGCAAACAAAGTTGCTCATAATCTTGCTAGAGCAGCTTGTTTTAAAACTGGTTGTACTATTAGTAGGAGTGATGTTCCTACTGATTGTTTGTCCTTGTTATTGAAGGATATCGTTTAA
- the LOC133822052 gene encoding xyloglucan O-acetyltransferase 1 — protein MGTTISPFKEYHSHFFTKKLLPWTIYCILPIAVFRLYFYPLNLPESSIDQLPNSTPITVTKSFSSFSPPPSSSSQENEGAFNESSSSSTCDYTSGKWVPDKQGPLYNGTSCGTIKEGQNCISHGRPDLGFLQWRWKPNQCSIPRFNPNTFLELIQNKHIAFIGDSMARNQLESLLCMLSTVSNPNLFYKSGEDNKFRRWHFPSHNANLSIYWSPFLVQGVEKSNDGPNHNKLYLDRVDERWASELDTIDQVLLSIGHWFLHPAVYYDGDSVLGCHYCPGLNHTEIGFYDVLRKAVKTTLKTIMERQEAKGKRIDVVLTTFSPSHFEGDWDKAGACPKTEPELEEKTPEGMNAEMRNIEVEEIELAKENSKRIMGFRVEALDVTKLSLMRPDGHPGPYMHPFPFANGVTERVQNDCVHWCLPGPIDTWNEILLEVMKKWNLGRS, from the exons ATGGGAACAACAATAAGCCCATTCAAAGAATATCATTCTCATTTTTTCACCAAAAAGCTCTTACCTTGGACCATATACTGTATCCTCCCCATAGCTGTGTTTCGTTTATACTTTTACCCTCTTAACCTTCCTGAATCGTCCATAGATCAGCTCCCTAATTCCACCCCAATTACTGTAACAAAgtccttctcttccttctctcctCCACCTTCTTCCTCTTCTCAAG AAAATGAAGGAGCTTTTAatgaatcttcttcttcttctacatgtGATTACACTAGTGGGAAATGGGTACCTGACAAACAGGGCCCTCTGTACAATGGCACGAGTTGTGGAACAATTAAAGAAGGTCAGAATTGTATCTCCCATGGCAGACCTGATCTGGGTTTTCTCCAATGGAGGTGGAAACCCAACCAATGCTCAATTCCAAGGTTTAACCCCAACACTTTTCTCGAGCTCATTCAAAACAAGCACATAGCCTTTATTGGTGACTCCATGGCCAGAAACCAATTGGAGTCCCTCCTTTGTATGCTGTCCACTGTTTCGAATCCTAATCTTTTTTACAAAAGCGGTGAAGATAACAAGTTCCGTCGATGGCATTTTCCTTCCCATAATGCCAACCTCTCAATCTACTGGTCACCCTTTCTTGTTCAAGGAGTTGAAAAATCAAACGACGGTCCAAACCATAACAAGCTTTATTTGGATCGAGTTGACGAGAGATGGGCCTCGGAATTGGATACGATAGACCAGGTTTTGCTCTCGATTGGGCATTGGTTTCTTCATCCGGCTGTGTATTATGACGGTGATTCTGTTCTGGGCTGCCATTATTGTCCTGGTTTGAATCACACCGAGATTGGTTTCTATGATGTTCTACGAAAGGCCGTAAAGACCACTCTTAAGACCATAATGGAAAGACAAGAAGCTAAAGGTAAACGAATCGACGTCGTTTTGACTACTTTTTCACCTTCCCATTTCGAAGGTGATTGGGATAAAGCCGGGGCTTGTCCAAAAACAGAGCCTGAATTAGAGGAGAAAACGCCTGAAGGAATGAATGCAGAGATGAGAAATATTGAGGTTGAAGAAATTGAGTTAGCTAAAGAAAACTCCAAAAGAATTATGGGGTTTAGGGTTGAGGCTTTGGACGTGACTAAGCTGTCATTGATGAGACCAGATGGTCATCCTGGACCTTATATGCATCCATTTCCATTTGCTAATGGAGTCACTGAAAGGGTTCAAAACGACTGCGTTCATTGGTGCCTGCCAGGTCCTATAGATACATGGAATGAGATATTATTAGAGGTAATGAAGAAATGGAATCTGGGTCGATCTTGA